One window from the genome of candidate division KSB1 bacterium encodes:
- a CDS encoding diacylglycerol kinase family lipid kinase: MKPLLLVSNPSSARGRSRVVLERAVGWLKQNGIPTYQLVSQHAGHLFEALPPLLKEDWHAIAGLGGDGTLFEVINVCLETASFHTPLAVIPGGTGNSFARDFSGNKLEDFLNKLITGAPQPVDVGRCQFDHRPHLGRRWHKNEFYFINVLGTGFVAEVNHRSFGFKKLGMFGYAVSVLATLSKLRPYQMRLALDGQIIEKPNTFVTICNSRVTGGNMLIAPEANIRDGWLDVVVANAISRWELIKTFPKVFSGTHTSHPEVEIFRARHIRLETDPPSLLTPDGETLGATPITVEVLPGRLQFMA, translated from the coding sequence ATGAAACCGCTTTTACTCGTCTCCAATCCCTCGTCAGCAAGGGGCAGAAGCCGCGTCGTGTTGGAACGTGCTGTGGGCTGGTTGAAGCAAAACGGCATTCCAACTTATCAGCTCGTCTCGCAACACGCCGGCCATCTCTTCGAGGCGCTGCCGCCGCTGCTCAAAGAAGATTGGCATGCCATTGCCGGGCTCGGCGGCGACGGCACGCTCTTCGAGGTGATCAATGTTTGTCTCGAAACCGCCTCGTTCCACACTCCGCTTGCCGTGATTCCCGGCGGCACGGGCAATTCTTTCGCAAGAGATTTTTCCGGCAATAAACTCGAAGATTTTTTAAACAAGCTCATAACAGGCGCACCGCAGCCGGTTGATGTCGGGCGTTGCCAATTTGATCACCGACCCCATCTGGGCCGGCGCTGGCATAAAAATGAGTTTTATTTTATCAACGTGCTGGGAACCGGTTTCGTCGCGGAGGTGAATCATCGCTCGTTTGGCTTCAAAAAACTCGGCATGTTCGGTTATGCCGTGAGTGTTCTGGCGACATTGTCAAAGCTGCGGCCTTATCAAATGCGGCTGGCGCTGGACGGGCAAATCATCGAAAAGCCGAACACCTTTGTGACCATTTGCAATTCGCGGGTCACCGGCGGCAACATGCTCATCGCGCCGGAGGCAAATATCCGCGATGGCTGGCTCGACGTGGTCGTCGCCAACGCCATTTCGCGCTGGGAGCTGATCAAAACCTTCCCCAAAGTTTTTTCTGGGACGCACACCTCGCATCCCGAGGTCGAAATATTTCGCGCCCGGCACATTCGCCTCGAAACCGATCCGCCGTCGCTGCTCACGCCGGACGGTGAAACGCTCGGCGCGACACCGATCACGGTCGAAGTGCTGCCCGGCAGGCTGCAGTTCATGGCCTGA
- a CDS encoding DEAD/DEAH box helicase, giving the protein MSFQQFGLHSDLLKAVQQMGYKEPTPIQQQAIPLALTGRDLIGCAQTGTGKTAAFALPILHRLHPIRRAQIRALILTPTRELASQINEVFEGLTAHTKLYTAAVYGGVGIPPQERALRLGTDVIVATPGRLLDHINRGVGRFDGLEVLVLDEADRMLDMGFLPDVKRIISHLPKQRQTMLFSATMPKEILDLSRQILQNPAMVQIGRQARPAEGVSQSAYPVAQHLKTDLLLTLLQTAEMESVLIFARTKVRTERLTRHLKEGGHKAALIHGDRTQGQRLAALEGFRNRDYRILVATDIAARGLDIDGISHVINFDVPMTPEDYVHRVGRTARAKALGTALTLVAPGEENFLAAIQHLTKMEIPRRTVPDFDYQRVMAPRPSRENDGRPKRRFGSMNKRRSARFAFN; this is encoded by the coding sequence ATGTCGTTTCAACAATTCGGGCTGCATTCCGACCTGCTCAAAGCAGTGCAGCAAATGGGGTATAAAGAACCCACCCCGATTCAGCAGCAAGCTATTCCCCTGGCATTGACCGGCCGCGATCTCATCGGCTGCGCCCAAACCGGCACCGGCAAAACCGCGGCATTCGCGCTGCCGATTTTGCACAGGTTGCATCCGATCCGGCGGGCGCAAATCCGCGCTTTGATCTTGACGCCGACACGCGAACTGGCTTCGCAAATCAACGAGGTTTTTGAAGGCCTGACGGCTCACACGAAACTCTACACCGCCGCGGTTTATGGCGGCGTCGGCATTCCGCCGCAAGAGCGCGCGCTGCGACTCGGCACCGACGTCATCGTCGCCACGCCGGGCCGCCTGCTCGACCACATCAATCGCGGCGTCGGGCGCTTTGACGGGCTGGAAGTGCTGGTGCTCGACGAGGCCGACCGCATGCTCGACATGGGTTTTCTTCCGGATGTCAAGCGGATCATTTCACATCTGCCAAAACAACGCCAGACCATGCTGTTCTCTGCGACCATGCCCAAAGAGATTCTCGATCTCAGCCGGCAGATTTTGCAGAACCCGGCGATGGTTCAAATCGGCCGCCAAGCCAGGCCGGCCGAGGGCGTCAGCCAGTCGGCTTATCCAGTCGCCCAGCATCTCAAAACCGATTTGTTGCTGACGCTGCTGCAAACGGCGGAGATGGAATCGGTGCTGATTTTTGCGCGCACGAAGGTTCGTACCGAGCGGTTGACGCGCCATTTGAAGGAGGGTGGTCATAAAGCCGCGCTTATTCACGGCGATCGTACGCAGGGCCAGCGCCTGGCGGCGCTGGAGGGTTTTCGCAATCGCGATTATCGCATTTTGGTGGCGACCGATATAGCGGCGCGCGGCCTCGATATTGACGGCATCTCGCACGTCATCAATTTTGACGTGCCGATGACGCCGGAAGACTACGTTCACCGCGTCGGCCGCACCGCCCGCGCCAAAGCCCTCGGCACGGCGCTGACACTGGTCGCTCCCGGCGAAGAAAATTTCCTGGCCGCGATTCAACATTTGACCAAGATGGAAATTCCACGCCGGACCGTGCCGGATTTTGATTACCAGCGCGTTATGGCGCCCCGCCCAAGCCGTGAAAATGACGGCCGGCCGAAAAGGCGCTTCGGCAGCATGAACAAACGCCGTTCCGCTCGTTTCGCATTCAATTAA
- a CDS encoding RNA-binding protein yields MKIFVGNLSRRVTQDAVQQLFETFGQVAAVEVIRDKFSGESKGFAFVEMPSKTEAQAAMEGLNGRDMDGKALTVNEARPRNNDRRGGGGERRFGGGRGGERRFGGGNRRSW; encoded by the coding sequence ATGAAGATTTTTGTTGGCAATCTCTCCCGCCGTGTGACGCAAGACGCGGTGCAGCAGTTGTTTGAAACTTTCGGTCAGGTGGCTGCAGTTGAAGTTATCCGTGACAAATTCAGCGGCGAATCCAAAGGCTTTGCATTCGTTGAAATGCCTTCCAAAACCGAGGCGCAAGCCGCGATGGAAGGCCTCAACGGCCGCGACATGGACGGCAAGGCGCTAACCGTGAACGAGGCGCGCCCGCGCAACAATGATCGTCGCGGCGGTGGCGGCGAGCGGCGTTTCGGTGGTGGCCGCGGTGGCGAACGACGTTTTGGCGGCGGCAACCGGCGCTCGTGGTAG